The genomic stretch TCTCACATACTTTCGCCATAATTTCCTCAAAGTTTAAAGGTGTTCCGACCGGGGTAGATTCAATATAACTAAAAGTGCCTTCTCCTCCAAAACTATTTTCTGAAGGTCGCGCCTACCGATACCTCGACTGTTTCGTTCCGGTAGCCGCAGCCTTCAGGCTGCGGTCCTTGCGTTGGGTTCGGTCACGACGCCCTCAGGGCGTTCACGATGTTCAGCCGGGAGGCTCGCACCGCCGGGAAAAATCCGCCGATGATCCCCATGATAAGGGCAAACATGAGGGTGTACTTGATCACCGGGGGAGAAAGCGTGAACCCGAACGCGAGTTCCACGAACGTGCCGAAGTTGAGCGTCGAGATGACGAACAATTGGAGGAATGAGGCCGCGAAGAGGCCCACCGCGGCCCCCAGGAGGGAAATCACGACTCCCTCGGCGAGGAACGCCGTGAGAATGCTCCCGCGCCGGAATCCGATCGCCCGCATCGTGCCGATCTCGACCGTCCGGTTCGCGACCGCGGCGTACATCGTGATCACCGCGCCGATAACGGCGCCGAATCCGAACACGATGGTGATTCCGATCCCGAGCCACCGGATGAACGCCGACATGAACTCCGATTGCTTCGCATAGTAATCCTTTTCGCGGTCGACCTCAAGATAGTTCAACCGGGGGTCTCCCTCGATGGTTTTCTTCAAAGAAGTGAAGCCCTCCCGGTCCTTCAGACGAAATGTGATGGACGAGAAGACCGGCCTGCCGAAGGCGGGCAGCATGATTTCAACATCCCCCCAGATCTCGGAGCTGAATCCCGTTCCGTGCCCGTCGAACACTCCGACGATCGTCCACTGTCCGCCCCCGAACTTCAGCTTCTCTCCGACCGTACATCCCTTGAAGCGCTGGGCGATATTCGATCCCACGATGATCTCCGAGGTCCCGAAGGTGAACATGCGCCCCTCGGTCATGGTGACCTGCGGGCGAAGGGGCATCGATGCCGGGGTGATGCCCCGGACCGTCACGTTCCCCATGTCGCCGCCGGCGATTTTCATGAGGTTGATGATGACGAAGACCTCGTTCGTCGCGATCGGCTTCCCTCCGGCATCGAGCGCGACCTCGGGCTGGAGCTCCACGTTCCGTGCCGCATCCCTGTCGATCTGGCTCTGCAACTCCGACTGAGCCGCCCTCCTGATGACGATCACGTTGTCGTCCGAGCCGGTCGCGATCAGAGTCTTCTCGAGCCCGTACGCGAGCATCAGCACGGCCGCAAAGACGAACGTCACGAGCGTGATGCCTC from Bacteroidota bacterium encodes the following:
- a CDS encoding ABC transporter permease is translated as MKVPFTYILRSLWTRRLTTILTIGGITLVTFVFAAVLMLAYGLEKTLIATGSDDNVIVIRRAAQSELQSQIDRDAARNVELQPEVALDAGGKPIATNEVFVIINLMKIAGGDMGNVTVRGITPASMPLRPQVTMTEGRMFTFGTSEIIVGSNIAQRFKGCTVGEKLKFGGGQWTIVGVFDGHGTGFSSEIWGDVEIMLPAFGRPVFSSITFRLKDREGFTSLKKTIEGDPRLNYLEVDREKDYYAKQSEFMSAFIRWLGIGITIVFGFGAVIGAVITMYAAVANRTVEIGTMRAIGFRRGSILTAFLAEGVVISLLGAAVGLFAASFLQLFVISTLNFGTFVELAFGFTLSPPVIKYTLMFALIMGIIGGFFPAVRASRLNIVNALRAS